Proteins encoded in a region of the Rickettsia tillamookensis genome:
- the gatB gene encoding Asp-tRNA(Asn)/Glu-tRNA(Gln) amidotransferase subunit GatB — protein sequence MAYIEGNTGKWEYVIGLEIHAQISSKSKLFSGSSTIFAASPNSQVSYVDAAMPGMLPVLNKHCVHQAIKTGLGLKAKINKYSVFDRKNYFYADLPQGYQISQFYYPIVQNGTMEIPTSTGDLKTIRINRLHLEQDAGKSMHDQSPHYSFIDLNRAGIGLMEIVTEPDISSPDEAAEFVKKLRNLLRYIGSCDGDMEKGSMRCDANISVRRSGEPLGTRCEIKNINSIRNIIKAIEFEAKRQVDLLESGEAIIQETRLFNADSGETRTMRLKEEALDYRYFPDPDLLPLIISDELINELKANLPELPDQKIEKYTKEFGLSKYDAEVIVADESVAEYFEKAVNECNPKMLANWLTGELFGQLNKTSIGISECKITPSNFAKLLKLIEDDTISGKIAKTVFEIMFETGKAADKIVEENGLVQVSDNNVLNAIIDEVIAENPESVEGYRSGKDKLFGFFVGQVMKKTGGKANPTLVNQLLKDKLDS from the coding sequence TTGAAGGTAATACGGGGAAATGGGAATATGTAATAGGGCTTGAAATCCATGCTCAAATTTCCTCAAAATCTAAGCTTTTTTCAGGAAGTAGTACTATTTTTGCAGCAAGTCCAAATTCGCAGGTTTCCTATGTTGATGCAGCAATGCCCGGGATGTTACCGGTATTAAATAAGCATTGCGTACACCAAGCAATTAAAACAGGGCTTGGGCTTAAAGCTAAAATAAATAAATATTCGGTATTTGATCGTAAAAATTATTTTTATGCCGATCTGCCCCAAGGTTACCAAATCTCGCAATTTTACTATCCTATAGTGCAAAACGGAACTATGGAAATACCGACTAGTACCGGCGATCTTAAAACTATTCGCATTAACCGTTTGCATTTAGAGCAAGATGCGGGTAAATCTATGCATGATCAATCACCACATTACAGCTTTATAGATTTAAATCGTGCCGGTATTGGACTTATGGAAATTGTGACCGAACCTGATATATCATCACCTGATGAAGCTGCTGAATTTGTAAAAAAGCTGAGAAATTTGCTACGTTATATTGGCAGCTGCGACGGTGATATGGAAAAAGGCTCAATGCGTTGTGATGCTAATATTTCAGTAAGACGTAGCGGTGAACCACTTGGTACAAGATGCGAAATTAAAAATATTAACTCAATTCGTAACATCATTAAAGCAATAGAATTTGAAGCTAAAAGACAAGTAGACTTGCTTGAAAGCGGTGAAGCAATAATTCAAGAAACACGCTTGTTTAATGCCGATAGCGGTGAAACAAGAACTATGCGCTTAAAAGAAGAAGCACTTGATTATAGATATTTTCCTGATCCTGATTTATTACCGCTTATTATTTCCGATGAGTTAATAAACGAGCTAAAAGCAAACTTACCTGAGCTACCTGATCAAAAGATTGAAAAATATACGAAAGAATTTGGCTTAAGTAAATATGATGCCGAAGTAATAGTAGCCGATGAATCGGTTGCCGAATATTTTGAGAAAGCAGTAAATGAATGTAACCCTAAAATGCTTGCTAACTGGTTAACCGGTGAGTTATTTGGACAATTAAATAAGACTTCGATAGGAATAAGTGAGTGCAAAATTACTCCTAGTAACTTTGCCAAACTACTAAAATTAATAGAAGATGATACTATTTCCGGTAAAATTGCAAAAACTGTTTTTGAAATTATGTTTGAAACCGGTAAAGCAGCTGATAAAATAGTAGAGGAAAACGGACTTGTACAGGTTTCGGATAATAACGTACTAAACGCAATAATTGATGAGGTAATAGCTGAAAATCCTGAGTCTGTGGAAGGGTATAGAAGCGGAAAGGATAAATTATTTGGTTTCTTTGTAGGGCAGGTAATGAAAAAAACCGGCGGTAAGGCTAATCCGACGCTTGTGAATCAGCTTTTAAAGGATAAGCTAGATTCTTGA